The Carnobacterium divergens genome includes a window with the following:
- the hpf gene encoding ribosome hibernation-promoting factor, HPF/YfiA family — protein MFKYNVRGENIEVTGAIRSYVEKKVGKLEKYFSDTPDATAHVNLKVYSDKTAKVEVTIPLPYLVLRAEETSPDLYASVDLVVDKLERQMRKYKTKINRKSREKGFDFIVPDEATLDSQGELDIVRTKRVSLKPMDSEEAALQMDMLGHNFFIFEDAETNGTSIVYRRKDGKYGLIETN, from the coding sequence ATGTTTAAATATAATGTCCGTGGCGAAAATATTGAAGTGACTGGGGCAATCCGCAGTTACGTTGAAAAAAAAGTAGGGAAATTGGAGAAATATTTTAGTGATACACCAGATGCAACTGCACATGTGAATTTAAAAGTATACTCTGACAAAACTGCTAAAGTAGAGGTAACCATTCCACTACCATATTTGGTTCTACGTGCAGAAGAAACCTCACCTGATTTATACGCGAGTGTGGATTTAGTAGTGGACAAATTAGAAAGACAAATGCGTAAATATAAAACTAAAATCAATCGTAAATCTCGTGAAAAAGGGTTTGATTTTATCGTTCCCGACGAAGCAACCCTTGACTCTCAAGGAGAGCTTGATATCGTTCGTACAAAACGAGTATCACTAAAACCAATGGACAGTGAAGAAGCTGCCCTACAAATGGATATGTTAGGACATAATTTCTTTATCTTTGAAGACGCTGAAACAAACGGTACAAGTATTGTTTATCGTCGTAAAGATGGAAAATATGGCTTGATTGAAACGAATTAA
- a CDS encoding ComF family protein, translating into MLECLFCGQQEIKKLTLKEILFFTKATQENLCRKCKKELIPLKQFLTCKGCGRKAKKRDLCAECLKWQLIYPEVELRHVALYEYNSLIKEWMERFKFQGDYRLRNLFNEEVKTNLKIDKKNIIVPIPISETSYQKRGFNQVTAILKAAEIPYTNCLANETNQLKQSSKTRKERLEMKQPFQLESEKISFIKNQSLLIVDDVYTTGRTILYAKDILMKNGAKKVSSFSIAR; encoded by the coding sequence ATGCTAGAATGTCTTTTTTGTGGACAACAAGAAATAAAAAAGCTGACGTTAAAAGAAATTTTATTTTTTACTAAAGCGACACAAGAAAATTTATGTAGAAAATGTAAAAAAGAGTTAATTCCTTTAAAACAATTTCTTACTTGTAAAGGGTGTGGTCGCAAAGCAAAAAAAAGAGACCTGTGTGCAGAATGTCTAAAATGGCAACTTATTTATCCAGAAGTTGAACTAAGGCATGTGGCGTTGTATGAATACAATTCATTGATTAAAGAATGGATGGAAAGATTTAAATTTCAAGGAGACTACCGATTAAGAAATCTGTTCAATGAAGAAGTGAAAACTAATTTAAAAATAGATAAAAAAAACATTATTGTACCGATTCCAATTAGTGAAACCAGTTATCAAAAAAGAGGATTTAATCAAGTAACCGCCATTTTAAAAGCAGCAGAAATTCCATATACAAATTGTTTAGCCAATGAAACAAACCAACTAAAACAGTCTAGTAAAACGAGGAAAGAAAGATTAGAAATGAAGCAGCCATTTCAGTTGGAAAGTGAAAAAATTAGTTTTATCAAAAATCAATCTCTTCTAATTGTTGATGACGTATATACAACAGGCAGAACAATCCTATATGCAAAGGATATATTAATGAAAAATGGAGCTAAAAAGGTTAGTAGTTTTTCAATTGCTCGATAA
- the ftsE gene encoding cell division ATP-binding protein FtsE produces MIEMLNVYKKYPNGITAANGLTVRIEQGEFVYVVGPSGAGKSTFIKMMYREEKASKGSIKVGDFDLVTMKDRDVPFLRRHVGVVFQDFKLLPRLTVYENIAYAMEVVEKNPKIIKKRVLEVLDLVGLKHKVRMFPTELSGGEQQRIAIARAIANMPRVLIADEPTGNLDPDTSWEIMNILEEINNQGTTVVMATHNSQIVNVVKHRVLAVENGRIVRDQLEGDYGYEG; encoded by the coding sequence ATGATAGAAATGTTGAATGTCTATAAAAAATATCCAAATGGCATCACAGCTGCAAATGGTTTAACCGTTCGTATAGAACAAGGTGAATTTGTTTATGTAGTTGGTCCAAGTGGAGCGGGGAAATCAACCTTTATAAAAATGATGTATCGTGAAGAAAAAGCTTCAAAAGGCAGTATTAAAGTAGGAGATTTTGATCTTGTAACAATGAAAGATCGTGACGTACCATTCTTAAGACGTCATGTGGGCGTTGTTTTCCAAGATTTCAAATTATTACCAAGACTAACTGTCTATGAGAATATTGCATATGCAATGGAAGTTGTTGAAAAAAATCCTAAAATTATCAAAAAACGTGTACTAGAAGTTCTTGATTTAGTTGGATTAAAACATAAAGTTAGAATGTTTCCAACAGAGCTTTCTGGAGGAGAACAACAACGAATTGCGATTGCAAGAGCGATTGCAAATATGCCGCGAGTATTGATTGCAGATGAGCCAACGGGTAACCTTGATCCAGATACATCATGGGAAATCATGAATATCTTAGAAGAAATCAACAATCAAGGCACAACAGTGGTAATGGCAACTCATAATAGTCAAATCGTAAACGTTGTAAAACACCGTGTCCTAGCGGTTGAAAATGGACGAATTGTCCGAGATCAATTGGAAGGGGATTATGGTTATGAAGGTTAG
- the prfB gene encoding peptide chain release factor 2 (programmed frameshift) yields MELSEIRNNLAKATDKIAGFGRSLDLETMEQDIAELDNRMTEPGFWDDGTKAQGVINEANNLKEKYNQFKELSQTKEDLEMLLEMVKEEPDEELEKELEDNYQEFQKDLDKYELDMLLSGPYDKNNAIIELHPGAGGTESQDWGSMLLRMYMRWAEKKGFKVETLDYQDGDEAGIKSVTLLIKGHNAYGYLKAEKGVHRLVRISPFDSAGRRHTSFVSIDVMPEIEDAETVAINSDDLKVDTYRASGAGGQHINKTDSAVRITHIPTGIVVASQAQRSQLKNRDQAMGMLKAKLYQLELEEKEKELAEIRGEQKEIGWGSQIRSYVFHPYSMIKDHRTNYETGNVQGVMDGDLDPFIDAYLKSTMLINE; encoded by the exons ATGGAATTAAGTGAAATCAGAAATAATCTAGCCAAAGCAACAGATAAAATTGCAGGCTTTGGGAGGTCTCTT GACTTAGAGACAATGGAACAAGATATTGCAGAACTTGATAACAGAATGACTGAACCTGGTTTTTGGGATGATGGAACCAAAGCACAAGGAGTTATTAACGAAGCCAATAACCTTAAAGAAAAATACAATCAATTTAAAGAATTATCTCAAACCAAAGAAGACTTAGAGATGTTGTTGGAAATGGTAAAAGAAGAACCAGACGAAGAGTTAGAAAAAGAACTAGAAGACAACTATCAAGAATTTCAAAAAGATTTAGATAAATATGAATTGGATATGCTTTTAAGTGGGCCTTATGATAAAAATAATGCAATTATAGAATTGCATCCTGGAGCAGGTGGCACAGAGTCACAGGATTGGGGAAGTATGCTGCTTAGAATGTACATGCGCTGGGCTGAAAAAAAAGGCTTTAAAGTAGAAACACTTGATTATCAAGATGGGGATGAAGCCGGCATCAAAAGTGTCACCTTGTTAATTAAAGGACACAATGCTTATGGGTATTTGAAAGCTGAAAAGGGGGTTCATCGTTTAGTGCGTATTTCTCCATTTGATTCAGCAGGAAGACGCCATACATCATTTGTCTCAATTGATGTCATGCCAGAAATTGAAGATGCTGAAACGGTAGCCATCAATAGCGATGATTTAAAAGTAGACACTTATCGAGCAAGTGGTGCAGGTGGACAGCATATTAATAAAACTGATTCCGCAGTTCGAATTACTCATATTCCAACAGGGATTGTTGTAGCCAGTCAAGCGCAACGCTCACAATTGAAAAATAGAGATCAAGCCATGGGAATGTTAAAAGCAAAACTATATCAATTAGAATTAGAAGAAAAAGAAAAAGAACTAGCAGAAATACGCGGCGAACAAAAAGAAATTGGTTGGGGTTCGCAAATTAGATCCTATGTATTCCATCCCTACTCAATGATTAAAGATCACCGAACAAACTATGAAACAGGAAATGTACAAGGAGTTATGGATGGAGATTTAGACCCATTTATAGATGCTTATTTAAAGAGCACCATGTTAATAAACGAATAA
- the ftsX gene encoding permease-like cell division protein FtsX, translated as MKVRTFKRHAVESLKSLKRNGWMSIAAVSAVTVTLLLVGSFISILLNVNKLATDVENDVSVRVYIDLAATKEQKDTLKTDLKKLSNVDKIEYSSREQELDKVVGSYGSEFNLFGGDDNPLFDVYVVSTESPRDTEKVAKAAEKLDNVAKVNYGGAQAKKLFNFVSAVRNIGGIIIIALLLVAMFLISNTIRITILSRRTEIEIMKLVGATNGFIRWPFFLEGAWIGFFGAIIPIAILSFVYVAAYDFVTKVLQGTYFALLAPQPFLYQIGGLLLALGVFIGAFGSLLSMRRFLKV; from the coding sequence ATGAAGGTTAGAACGTTTAAGAGACACGCTGTTGAGAGTTTAAAAAGTTTAAAAAGAAATGGATGGATGTCTATTGCAGCAGTCAGTGCTGTAACCGTTACTTTACTATTAGTAGGTTCATTTATCTCAATTCTTTTAAATGTCAATAAGTTGGCAACGGATGTTGAAAATGATGTAAGTGTTCGTGTTTACATTGATTTAGCAGCTACTAAAGAACAAAAAGATACACTAAAAACAGATTTAAAAAAGTTATCTAATGTTGATAAAATCGAGTATTCAAGTCGTGAGCAAGAATTAGATAAAGTAGTCGGAAGTTACGGATCAGAATTTAATCTATTCGGTGGCGACGACAATCCATTATTTGATGTTTATGTCGTAAGTACTGAATCACCAAGAGATACTGAAAAAGTAGCTAAAGCTGCTGAAAAATTAGACAATGTCGCTAAAGTCAATTACGGAGGCGCACAAGCTAAAAAATTATTCAACTTTGTTTCAGCCGTTCGAAATATTGGTGGAATTATTATTATTGCATTATTATTAGTTGCAATGTTCTTAATTTCAAATACCATTCGAATTACAATTTTATCTCGTCGTACTGAGATTGAAATTATGAAATTAGTCGGTGCAACAAACGGATTTATCAGATGGCCATTCTTCTTAGAAGGAGCTTGGATTGGGTTCTTCGGAGCAATCATTCCAATTGCAATCTTAAGTTTTGTTTATGTAGCAGCTTACGATTTTGTAACAAAAGTCTTACAGGGAACATATTTTGCATTACTAGCACCACAGCCATTTTTATACCAAATTGGTGGATTACTATTAGCTCTCGGTGTTTTCATCGGAGCCTTCGGATCATTGCTTTCAATGAGAAGATTCTTAAAAGTATAA
- the secA gene encoding preprotein translocase subunit SecA, with the protein MANFLKNLIENDKKEIKSLDRLANKVEAYADRMAALTDEELQAKTPEFKKRYQAGETLDDLLPEAFAVVREAAKRVLGLYPYHVQLMGGITLHKGNIPEMKTGEGKTLTATMPVYLNALAGEGVHVVTVNEYLASRDATEMGELYEFLGLTVGLNLNSKSAEEKRAAYACDITYTTNNELGFDYLRDNMVVYREQMVQRPLSYAIVDEVDSILIDEARTPLIISGQAEKSTVLYTKADQFAKGLKAEVDYTIDVQSKTIGLTEEGMVKAERAFGVENLYDIDNTALIHHVDQALRANYIMLLDIDYVVQDGEVLIVDQFTGRIMDGRRYSDGLHQAIEAKEGVEIENESKTMANVTFQNYFRMYKKLAGMTGTAKTEQEEFREIYNIQVVEIPTNKPIIRDDRPDLLYATLTSKFNAVVEEIKERHAKGQPILVGTVAVETSELLSNLLTKAGIHHEVLNAKNHFKEAEIITSAGQKGAVTIATNMAGRGTDIKLGAGVLEVGGLCVIGTERHESRRIDNQLRGRAGRQGDPGVTQFYLSLEDELMKRFGSERIQAILERMKVQDEDILIQSKMISRQVESAQKRVEGNNYDTRKNVLEYDDVMREQREIIYGQRLEVIMAEESLRKITIPMIKRTIDRMVDVNTQGPKEEWNLQGIHDFATSAIVHEDSLKVSDLENKSPEEIKALLLDKSEKIYQAKEQQLNSTDQILEFEKVVVLRVVDSKWTDHIDTMDQLRQGIGLRAYAQTNPLVEYQAEGFKLFEEMIAAIDYDVTRLLMKSEIRQNLQREQVAQGTPARSSGDGDVVEAAKSKPVKVEDKIGRNDPCPCGSGKKYKNCHGKGKV; encoded by the coding sequence ATGGCAAATTTTTTAAAAAATTTAATTGAAAATGACAAAAAAGAAATTAAGAGTCTAGACAGATTAGCAAATAAAGTAGAAGCATATGCAGACCGCATGGCAGCTTTAACAGATGAAGAATTACAGGCGAAAACACCTGAATTTAAAAAACGTTACCAAGCTGGCGAAACATTGGATGATTTATTACCAGAAGCTTTTGCAGTCGTTCGTGAAGCAGCAAAACGTGTCTTAGGTCTTTACCCATATCACGTGCAATTAATGGGCGGTATTACTCTTCATAAAGGGAATATTCCGGAAATGAAAACAGGTGAAGGTAAAACGTTAACCGCAACAATGCCCGTGTATTTAAATGCTCTTGCAGGCGAAGGTGTGCATGTTGTAACGGTAAATGAATATTTAGCTAGTCGTGATGCAACTGAAATGGGTGAATTATACGAATTTTTAGGTTTAACTGTAGGGTTGAATTTAAATTCTAAAAGCGCCGAAGAAAAACGTGCAGCATACGCATGCGATATTACTTATACAACCAATAATGAATTAGGTTTTGATTATTTACGGGACAACATGGTCGTATACCGTGAACAAATGGTACAACGTCCGCTTAGCTATGCAATCGTGGATGAAGTCGATTCAATTTTAATTGATGAAGCCAGAACACCGTTAATTATTTCAGGACAAGCTGAAAAATCAACTGTTCTTTATACAAAAGCAGATCAATTTGCTAAAGGGTTAAAAGCTGAAGTAGACTACACAATTGATGTACAATCTAAAACAATTGGATTAACAGAAGAAGGTATGGTAAAAGCAGAACGAGCATTTGGTGTTGAAAACTTATATGACATCGACAATACAGCGTTGATTCACCATGTGGATCAAGCATTACGTGCAAATTATATCATGTTACTAGATATCGATTATGTTGTTCAAGACGGTGAAGTATTAATCGTTGACCAATTTACTGGTCGTATCATGGACGGTCGTCGTTATTCTGATGGACTACATCAAGCGATTGAAGCAAAAGAAGGCGTAGAAATTGAAAACGAGTCAAAAACAATGGCTAACGTTACCTTCCAAAATTATTTCCGTATGTATAAAAAATTAGCAGGAATGACTGGTACTGCTAAAACAGAACAAGAAGAATTCCGTGAAATCTACAACATTCAAGTAGTAGAAATCCCAACAAATAAACCCATTATTCGTGATGACCGTCCGGATTTATTATATGCAACATTAACAAGCAAGTTCAATGCTGTTGTAGAAGAAATCAAAGAACGTCATGCAAAAGGTCAACCCATCTTAGTGGGGACAGTTGCTGTTGAAACGTCTGAATTGCTTTCAAACCTTTTAACAAAAGCGGGTATTCATCATGAAGTTTTAAACGCAAAAAATCACTTTAAAGAAGCTGAAATCATTACAAGTGCTGGTCAAAAAGGCGCTGTAACAATTGCAACCAATATGGCTGGACGTGGTACCGATATTAAACTTGGTGCAGGGGTACTTGAAGTTGGTGGATTGTGTGTTATTGGTACAGAGCGTCATGAATCTCGTCGTATCGATAATCAATTACGTGGACGTGCAGGTCGTCAAGGAGACCCTGGTGTCACTCAATTCTATTTATCATTAGAAGATGAATTAATGAAACGTTTTGGTTCAGAACGTATCCAAGCAATTCTTGAACGTATGAAAGTTCAAGATGAAGATATCTTGATTCAAAGTAAAATGATTTCACGTCAAGTTGAATCGGCTCAAAAACGTGTTGAAGGAAATAACTATGATACACGTAAAAACGTATTAGAATATGATGATGTAATGCGTGAACAACGTGAGATTATTTATGGACAACGTTTAGAAGTCATTATGGCGGAAGAATCATTAAGAAAAATCACAATTCCAATGATTAAGCGCACAATTGATCGTATGGTTGATGTGAACACACAAGGACCAAAAGAAGAATGGAACTTACAAGGAATTCATGATTTTGCAACTTCTGCAATCGTTCACGAAGACAGCCTGAAAGTAAGTGACTTAGAAAATAAATCTCCAGAGGAGATCAAAGCACTCTTACTAGATAAATCTGAAAAAATTTACCAAGCTAAAGAACAACAATTAAACAGTACAGACCAAATTCTTGAATTTGAAAAAGTAGTTGTTTTACGTGTCGTTGATAGCAAATGGACTGACCATATTGATACAATGGATCAATTAAGACAAGGTATTGGCTTAAGAGCATACGCTCAAACAAATCCATTAGTAGAATATCAAGCAGAAGGATTCAAGTTATTTGAAGAAATGATTGCAGCGATTGATTACGATGTTACTCGTCTATTAATGAAATCTGAAATCAGACAAAATCTTCAAAGAGAGCAAGTTGCTCAAGGAACTCCTGCTCGTTCATCAGGTGATGGAGATGTTGTTGAAGCAGCAAAATCAAAACCAGTTAAAGTTGAAGATAAAATAGGACGTAATGATCCATGTCCATGTGGCAGTGGTAAGAAATACAAAAACTGTCACGGAAAAGGTAAAGTTTAA
- a CDS encoding C40 family peptidase, protein MNKKIITLAVIGTIGLGTLVAPFSASASVDEDITKASSKVTEISGKQADAKKELASVTDSITENEASAKDLVAEMQSTQNELKTLKADIDTLNEKIAGREDKLKEQARTIQVNGDTQNYLDFVLSAESLSDVVGRVDVVSQMVSANQTLVKDQKADQESVAAKQKETEKKANEQTMLAAKLEAAKASLEQQKLSKEAVVASLASEQASAESEKATFLTQKSDAEKAAKAIQTANEAKPVAAASNVSNNEAPTPVSNGSAPVAKPTAPAAGGRWGTVSAAAYGVAGTPYLYGGTTTAGFDCSGFTMYAFAAAGVSLPRVASAQYAATSRVSQAEAQPGDLVFFNQSGSIDHVGIYIGNGQFIGSQSSSGVAVASISPYYWAKYLVGFGRVN, encoded by the coding sequence GTGAATAAGAAAATCATAACTTTAGCAGTCATTGGAACAATCGGGTTAGGAACATTGGTAGCACCTTTTAGTGCATCAGCATCAGTTGATGAGGATATTACCAAAGCATCATCAAAAGTAACTGAAATTTCTGGTAAACAAGCAGATGCTAAAAAAGAATTAGCTAGCGTAACAGATTCTATTACTGAAAATGAAGCATCAGCAAAAGATTTAGTTGCTGAAATGCAATCAACTCAAAATGAATTAAAAACATTAAAAGCTGATATTGATACTTTAAATGAAAAAATTGCAGGACGTGAAGATAAGTTAAAAGAACAAGCGCGTACCATTCAAGTCAATGGAGATACACAAAACTATCTTGATTTTGTATTATCTGCGGAGTCTTTAAGCGACGTTGTTGGACGAGTTGATGTTGTTTCTCAAATGGTTTCAGCTAACCAAACATTAGTGAAAGACCAAAAAGCAGATCAAGAATCAGTAGCTGCTAAACAAAAAGAAACTGAGAAAAAAGCAAATGAGCAAACAATGTTAGCTGCTAAATTAGAAGCGGCTAAAGCTAGCTTAGAACAACAAAAACTTTCAAAAGAAGCCGTTGTTGCTTCACTTGCTTCAGAACAAGCTTCTGCAGAAAGTGAAAAAGCTACTTTCTTAACTCAAAAATCAGATGCTGAAAAAGCTGCTAAAGCAATTCAAACGGCAAATGAAGCAAAACCAGTTGCTGCAGCATCAAACGTAAGCAATAATGAAGCACCAACACCTGTATCTAACGGTTCAGCACCAGTTGCTAAACCAACAGCACCTGCTGCTGGCGGACGTTGGGGAACAGTTAGTGCTGCTGCTTACGGCGTTGCAGGCACACCATACTTATATGGTGGAACAACAACTGCTGGATTTGACTGCTCTGGTTTCACAATGTATGCATTTGCTGCTGCAGGTGTCAGCCTACCACGTGTTGCAAGTGCACAATATGCTGCAACAAGTCGTGTTTCTCAAGCAGAAGCACAACCTGGTGATTTAGTATTCTTCAACCAATCTGGCTCAATTGATCACGTTGGAATTTACATTGGCAACGGCCAATTTATCGGTTCTCAAAGTTCAAGTGGAGTGGCTGTAGCGTCAATTTCGCCATACTACTGGGCTAAATACCTTGTTGGTTTTGGTCGCGTAAACTAA